The following proteins are co-located in the Flavobacterium sp. CECT 9288 genome:
- a CDS encoding c-type cytochrome has product MKKVGNHNSITRKLFLGVALSLIFSFTSFAQEAAAVAAPDAAAAPAAASGGDAAKGKELFNANCAACHKLDAKATGPALRGVASKYEMAWLYKWVKNSSDLIKSGDAQAVKVFEENNKSVMTAFPQLSNADIDNIIAYTSEPKVDVAAPPAGGSAAVPGGPVADSGISNNLILAALALVLVVLVVMLVLVNKVLTKVAKANGVVVEPKAKTTPIWQAFAKNQFLILVTVIFLLLTSAYYVYGFFMQVGVDQGYEPIQPIHYSHRIHAGDNEINCKYCHSAARVSKNGGIPSLNVCMNCHKNIAEVAETTATPEYSKAFYDGEIQKLYKAVGWDQATQSYTGKTQPVKWVRIHNLPDFVYFNHSQHVTVGGIECQTCHGPVEEYEIQKQFAPLTMGWCIDCHRKTEVKMEGNDYYTKIHEELSKKYGVDKLTAAQMGGLECGKCHY; this is encoded by the coding sequence ATGAAAAAGGTGGGTAACCATAATTCGATCACAAGAAAATTATTTTTAGGCGTAGCCTTATCGTTAATTTTCTCTTTCACTTCATTTGCTCAAGAAGCTGCCGCTGTTGCTGCTCCTGATGCGGCCGCAGCTCCTGCTGCTGCTTCTGGTGGAGATGCTGCTAAAGGTAAAGAATTGTTTAATGCAAATTGTGCTGCATGTCACAAGTTAGATGCTAAAGCTACGGGGCCTGCACTTAGAGGTGTTGCTAGTAAGTATGAAATGGCATGGCTTTACAAATGGGTGAAAAACAGTTCAGACTTGATAAAGTCAGGTGATGCTCAAGCGGTTAAAGTTTTTGAAGAAAACAACAAGTCGGTAATGACTGCTTTTCCTCAATTGTCAAACGCTGATATTGATAATATCATTGCTTACACTTCTGAGCCTAAAGTTGATGTTGCTGCTCCACCTGCTGGAGGTTCTGCTGCAGTTCCTGGTGGACCAGTTGCTGATAGTGGTATTTCAAACAATCTTATATTAGCTGCTCTTGCACTAGTATTAGTAGTGTTGGTAGTAATGTTAGTTTTGGTAAACAAAGTTCTTACTAAAGTTGCAAAAGCAAACGGTGTAGTTGTTGAGCCAAAAGCTAAAACAACGCCAATTTGGCAAGCCTTTGCTAAAAATCAATTTTTGATTTTGGTAACTGTTATATTCTTACTTCTTACAAGTGCATATTATGTGTATGGTTTCTTTATGCAAGTAGGTGTTGATCAAGGGTATGAGCCTATTCAGCCAATACATTACTCGCATAGAATTCACGCTGGTGATAATGAAATTAACTGTAAATACTGTCACTCTGCTGCACGTGTTAGTAAAAATGGAGGTATTCCATCGCTTAATGTGTGTATGAACTGTCACAAGAATATTGCAGAAGTTGCTGAAACTACAGCAACACCTGAGTACAGTAAAGCATTTTATGACGGAGAGATACAAAAATTGTATAAGGCTGTTGGTTGGGACCAAGCGACTCAATCATATACTGGAAAAACACAACCAGTTAAATGGGTTCGTATTCACAACTTGCCTGACTTTGTTTACTTTAATCACTCTCAACACGTAACTGTTGGAGGTATTGAATGTCAAACTTGTCACGGTCCGGTTGAAGAATATGAGATTCAAAAACAGTTTGCTCCATTAACAATGGGTTGGTGTATTGATTGTCATAGAAAAACTGAAGTTAAAATGGAGGGTAATGATTATTACACTAAAATCCATGAAGAGCTTTCAAAAAAATATGGTGTAGATAAGTTGACTGCCGCGCAAATGGGTGGTTTAGAGTGTGGTAAATGCCACTATTAA
- a CDS encoding SPOR domain-containing protein: protein MRNLSLKATLITIISTAFFHSKSTAQQQNISIKQDSKFEQLLTEKRKTNQSNTVNDRFKIQIYSGDSDKAKSILNEFRQEFNNIEGTIVFFAPNYKVWIGNFKSRIEAERHIIVIKKKYPNLNLIRPNK, encoded by the coding sequence ATGAGAAATTTAAGCCTGAAAGCTACACTTATCACTATTATTTCAACAGCATTTTTTCATTCGAAATCAACTGCGCAACAGCAAAATATTTCCATAAAACAAGACTCAAAATTTGAGCAACTACTTACAGAAAAAAGAAAAACAAATCAATCAAACACTGTAAATGACCGTTTTAAAATTCAAATCTACAGTGGCGACAGCGACAAGGCAAAATCAATATTAAATGAATTTAGACAAGAGTTTAATAACATTGAGGGAACCATTGTATTCTTTGCCCCAAATTATAAAGTTTGGATAGGGAATTTCAAATCTAGAATAGAAGCTGAAAGACATATAATAGTCATCAAAAAAAAATATCCAAATCTTAATTTGATTCGCCCAAACAAATAA
- the infB gene encoding translation initiation factor IF-2: protein MSEERIIRINKVLRELNISLERAVDYLKDKGIAIDANPNAKISDDIYNVLCGQFAGDKGNKEASKEVGEEKRKEKEALRLEREKEIEDKRKLDEERAKQQEVIKARAVLSGPVQVGKIDLNPKKAAIVPPVKEAPKVESAPKSVEVPAAKITPAENKIVPKPLDIKTTSDVKESKPANAPKEVVKEPVAEIPVAPKVVEKVEPVKSEEVAADETITTQYQKLSGTTLTGQIIDLSQFNKPKKKKEEPKITPNKPGAPGSAAANANKNKRKRIAPKPGAPRPPAVPGAPNPNKITPNTGGGGFNANRSARPGFVKGNRPAIVAKVEPTEEEVKNQIRETLEKLQGKGGKSKAAKYRRDKRDTHRQKSDDEQRALDEGSKTIKVTEFVTVGEIAIMMDVPITKVIGTCMSLGIMVTMNQRLDAETLTIVADEFGYEVEFITVDIEEAIQVVEDREEDLVFRAPIVTVMGHVDHGKTSLLDYIRKENVIAGESGGITQHIGAYGVTLDNGQKIAFLDTPGHEAFTAMRARGAQVTDIAIIVIAADDDIMPQTKEAISHAQAAGVPIIFAINKIDKPNANPEKVKERLAGMNLLVEDWGGKIQSHDISAKVGTGVKELLEKVLLEAEILDLKANPNKAASGTVVEAFLDKGKGYVSTILVQNGSLKVGDYMLAGKHHGKIKAMHDERGNVISVAGPSTPVSVLGLDGAATAGDKFNIFEDEKEAKQIASKRSQLMREQSVRTQRHITLDEIGRRIALGQFKELNIILKGDVDGSVEALSDSFSKLSTEEIQINIIHKGVGAITETDVMLASASDAIIIGFNVRPAGNARQLADKEEIDIRYYSIIYAAIDDLKDAMEGMLAPEMKEEILGTAEIREIFKISKVGSIAGSMVMDGKIVKNAKMRVIRDGVVVFTGELLALKRFKDDVRDVAKGYDCGIQIKGYNDIEERDVIESYHEVAVKKKLK from the coding sequence ATGTCTGAAGAGAGAATTATTAGAATAAACAAAGTTTTAAGGGAATTGAATATTTCTTTGGAAAGAGCTGTGGATTATCTAAAAGATAAGGGAATTGCAATTGATGCAAATCCAAACGCAAAAATTTCTGATGATATATACAATGTTTTGTGCGGTCAATTTGCTGGTGACAAAGGGAATAAAGAAGCTTCAAAAGAAGTAGGAGAAGAGAAAAGAAAAGAAAAGGAAGCATTACGTTTAGAGCGAGAAAAAGAGATCGAGGATAAACGTAAACTTGATGAAGAACGAGCAAAACAACAAGAAGTTATAAAGGCAAGAGCCGTTTTGTCTGGACCAGTTCAAGTAGGTAAGATTGATTTGAATCCAAAAAAGGCTGCAATTGTTCCTCCTGTAAAAGAGGCCCCAAAAGTAGAATCTGCTCCTAAAAGTGTTGAAGTTCCTGCTGCAAAGATTACACCGGCAGAAAATAAAATTGTCCCGAAACCTTTGGATATCAAAACTACTTCAGATGTTAAAGAATCAAAACCTGCAAATGCTCCTAAAGAAGTAGTTAAGGAACCTGTAGCTGAAATACCTGTAGCTCCTAAGGTTGTTGAAAAAGTTGAACCGGTTAAATCTGAAGAGGTTGCTGCTGACGAAACTATTACCACTCAATACCAAAAATTATCTGGTACTACTCTAACAGGACAAATTATTGATTTATCGCAATTTAATAAGCCTAAAAAGAAAAAAGAAGAGCCAAAGATTACACCTAATAAACCAGGTGCTCCTGGTTCTGCGGCAGCTAATGCCAATAAGAATAAACGTAAAAGGATAGCTCCTAAACCAGGTGCGCCAAGGCCTCCTGCTGTTCCGGGTGCTCCAAATCCAAATAAAATTACGCCGAACACTGGTGGTGGTGGTTTTAATGCGAATAGAAGCGCAAGACCTGGTTTCGTAAAAGGAAACAGACCTGCAATTGTTGCAAAAGTTGAGCCAACAGAAGAAGAAGTTAAAAATCAAATTAGAGAGACTTTAGAAAAACTACAAGGTAAAGGTGGTAAATCTAAAGCGGCTAAATATAGAAGAGATAAAAGAGATACGCACCGTCAGAAATCTGATGATGAGCAAAGAGCTTTAGATGAAGGAAGTAAAACTATTAAGGTTACTGAGTTTGTTACTGTAGGTGAAATTGCAATCATGATGGATGTGCCAATTACTAAAGTTATTGGAACGTGTATGTCACTTGGAATCATGGTTACCATGAATCAGCGTCTTGATGCAGAAACGTTGACAATTGTTGCTGATGAGTTTGGTTATGAAGTTGAATTTATTACTGTTGATATCGAAGAAGCAATTCAGGTTGTTGAAGATAGAGAAGAAGACCTGGTTTTCAGAGCGCCAATCGTTACAGTAATGGGTCACGTCGATCACGGTAAGACATCATTACTGGATTACATTCGTAAAGAAAACGTAATTGCAGGGGAGTCTGGAGGAATTACACAACACATTGGTGCCTACGGAGTAACTCTTGATAACGGACAAAAAATTGCATTTTTAGATACACCGGGTCACGAAGCGTTTACTGCGATGCGTGCGCGTGGTGCTCAAGTTACCGATATTGCTATTATTGTAATTGCAGCAGATGATGACATCATGCCACAAACAAAAGAAGCAATTAGCCATGCTCAAGCAGCTGGAGTTCCTATTATTTTTGCAATTAATAAAATTGATAAGCCAAATGCTAACCCTGAAAAAGTAAAAGAAAGATTAGCAGGTATGAATTTACTTGTTGAAGATTGGGGTGGAAAAATTCAATCACATGATATTTCTGCAAAAGTGGGAACTGGTGTAAAAGAATTATTAGAAAAAGTGTTGCTTGAAGCTGAAATTTTAGATTTGAAAGCAAATCCTAATAAAGCAGCATCTGGTACTGTAGTAGAGGCTTTTCTTGACAAAGGAAAGGGATATGTTTCTACAATATTAGTACAAAATGGTTCTTTGAAAGTAGGAGATTATATGTTAGCGGGTAAGCATCATGGTAAAATTAAAGCCATGCATGATGAAAGAGGTAATGTTATAAGCGTTGCTGGACCATCTACACCAGTTTCTGTTCTAGGTCTTGACGGAGCAGCTACGGCAGGTGATAAATTCAATATTTTTGAAGACGAAAAAGAAGCTAAGCAAATTGCGTCTAAACGTTCTCAGTTAATGCGTGAGCAATCAGTACGTACTCAACGTCATATTACATTAGATGAAATTGGACGAAGAATAGCATTAGGTCAGTTTAAAGAATTGAACATTATTCTTAAAGGAGATGTTGATGGATCTGTTGAGGCATTGTCTGATTCGTTCTCTAAATTATCTACCGAAGAAATTCAAATTAATATTATCCATAAAGGTGTTGGAGCAATTACAGAAACTGACGTTATGTTAGCTTCTGCTTCAGATGCGATTATTATTGGATTTAATGTGCGTCCTGCTGGAAATGCAAGACAATTGGCCGATAAAGAAGAAATAGATATCCGTTACTATTCTATTATCTATGCAGCTATCGATGACTTGAAAGATGCAATGGAAGGAATGTTAGCTCCTGAAATGAAAGAAGAAATCCTTGGCACAGCTGAGATTAGAGAGATCTTCAAAATTTCTAAAGTTGGTTCTATTGCAGGAAGTATGGTTATGGATGGTAAAATTGTTAAGAATGCTAAGATGCGTGTTATTCGTGATGGTGTAGTTGTATTCACTGGAGAGTTATTAGCTCTTAAACGTTTTAAAGATGATGTTAGAGATGTAGCCAAAGGATACGATTGTGGTATTCAAATTAAAGGATATAATGACATTGAAGAACGTGATGTTATTGAATCATACCATGAAGTTGCTGTTAAAAAGAAATTGAAATGA
- the nusA gene encoding transcription termination factor NusA: MENLALIDSFSEFKDDKLIDRVTLMAILEDVFRNALKKKYGSDDNFDIIINPDKGDMEIWQRRVIVADEDLDFDHLEITLTEARKIEPDFEIGEEVSEEVKLIDLGRRAILALRQNLISKIHEHDNTNLYKQFKDLIGDIYTAEVHHVRPRVVILVDDEGNEIVLPKEKQIPSDFFRKGDNVRGIIESVELKGNKPQIIMSRTSEKFLEKLFEQEIPEVFDGLIMVKKVVRIPGEKAKVAVDSYDDRIDPVGACVGMKGSRIHGIVRELGNENIDVINYTSNIQLLITRALSPAKVSSIKINEETKRAEVFLKLEEVSKAIGRGGHNIKLAGLLTGYELDVIREGDVAGATADEDDVELTEFSDEIEGWVIEEFAKIGLDTAKSILSQDVDDLVRRTDLEEETILDVMRILKEEFDS; the protein is encoded by the coding sequence ATGGAAAATTTAGCATTAATCGATTCATTTTCAGAGTTTAAAGATGATAAACTCATTGATCGTGTAACGCTTATGGCAATTTTAGAAGATGTATTTAGAAATGCATTGAAGAAAAAGTACGGTTCAGATGATAATTTTGACATCATCATAAATCCTGATAAGGGTGATATGGAGATATGGCAAAGAAGAGTAATCGTTGCGGATGAAGATTTAGACTTTGATCACCTTGAAATAACTTTAACAGAAGCTAGAAAAATTGAACCAGATTTTGAAATTGGTGAAGAAGTATCTGAAGAGGTAAAACTTATTGATTTGGGGCGTAGAGCTATTCTTGCTTTACGTCAAAACTTGATTTCAAAAATACATGAGCACGACAATACGAATCTTTACAAGCAATTCAAGGATTTAATTGGAGACATTTATACTGCCGAAGTACATCATGTGCGCCCTAGAGTTGTTATTTTAGTAGATGATGAGGGGAATGAGATTGTATTACCTAAAGAAAAGCAAATTCCATCTGACTTTTTCCGTAAAGGTGATAACGTTAGAGGTATTATAGAAAGTGTTGAATTGAAAGGGAACAAACCGCAAATAATTATGTCTAGAACTTCTGAGAAGTTTTTAGAGAAATTATTTGAACAAGAAATACCAGAAGTTTTTGACGGTTTAATTATGGTAAAAAAAGTGGTAAGAATCCCTGGCGAAAAAGCAAAAGTAGCCGTAGATTCTTATGATGATAGAATTGATCCGGTAGGAGCTTGTGTGGGAATGAAAGGTTCTAGAATTCATGGTATTGTTCGTGAATTAGGAAATGAAAATATTGATGTTATCAATTATACTAGTAATATTCAGTTGTTAATTACACGTGCTTTAAGTCCTGCAAAAGTTTCTTCAATTAAAATCAATGAGGAAACTAAAAGAGCTGAAGTTTTCTTGAAATTAGAGGAAGTTTCTAAGGCTATTGGTCGTGGAGGACACAATATTAAATTAGCTGGATTATTGACAGGATATGAATTAGACGTGATTCGTGAGGGTGATGTAGCTGGTGCTACTGCTGATGAGGATGACGTTGAGTTAACTGAATTCTCAGATGAAATTGAGGGTTGGGTTATTGAGGAATTTGCTAAAATTGGTTTAGATACTGCAAAAAGTATCTTGAGTCAAGATGTAGATGACTTAGTTAGAAGAACAGATCTAGAAGAGGAAACAATCTTAGATGTAATGAGAATATTAAAAGAGGAATTTGACAGTTAG
- the rimP gene encoding ribosome assembly cofactor RimP yields MTFKEKLHSVLSDCLAEKPSIFLIDLVVTDAFKVIVALDGDQGVALQDCIDVSKYIDSKLDREEQDYSLEVASVGVGSALKQVRQYKKNIGRTLIVKTNTEIIEAELVDANDDFVILSWQAREPKKIGKGKETIQKELQLPYGDIKEAIVTVTF; encoded by the coding sequence ATGACATTTAAAGAAAAGTTACATTCAGTTTTGAGCGACTGCTTAGCAGAGAAGCCCTCGATATTTCTAATTGACCTAGTAGTTACAGATGCTTTTAAAGTTATTGTTGCGCTAGATGGAGATCAAGGTGTGGCCTTGCAAGACTGTATTGATGTGAGTAAATATATTGATAGTAAACTAGATAGAGAAGAGCAAGATTATTCTCTTGAAGTGGCCTCAGTAGGAGTTGGATCTGCCTTGAAACAAGTAAGGCAATACAAGAAAAATATAGGTAGAACCTTGATTGTGAAGACAAATACAGAAATTATTGAAGCAGAATTAGTAGATGCTAATGATGATTTTGTAATTTTGTCATGGCAAGCAAGAGAGCCTAAAAAAATAGGTAAGGGGAAAGAGACAATTCAAAAGGAATTACAACTTCCTTATGGAGATATTAAAGAAGCAATTGTTACAGTAACATTTTAA
- a CDS encoding universal stress protein, with protein sequence MKHILVPTDFSEQAEYALKAAAQLAKKNNASIYLLHLLELPSQMSDAVSSGKSIPEVILFIRKANERLENIKSQSYLEGIVVESSVQLEKAFSGILSFNETNEIDLIIMGSHGSSNTEHLLIGSNTEKVVRLSKAPVLVIKKDPGEFQIEKIVFASDFSKETKKPFKKLLKFSQDTNAKLLLVMINTPNSFKTTQKSDQILEKFLRKHDLENYSTHVYNDTNVENGITNFAKSKEADLISICTHGRTRLSHFFSGSISQGLINHESRPVLTFRI encoded by the coding sequence ATGAAACACATTTTAGTTCCCACTGATTTTTCTGAACAAGCTGAATACGCATTAAAAGCCGCAGCTCAACTTGCTAAAAAAAACAACGCATCTATTTATCTCTTACATTTATTAGAACTTCCTAGCCAAATGAGCGATGCTGTTTCGAGCGGAAAAAGCATTCCTGAAGTAATTTTATTTATTCGAAAGGCAAATGAAAGACTGGAGAATATAAAATCACAATCTTACCTAGAGGGCATTGTGGTAGAAAGTAGCGTTCAGCTAGAGAAAGCATTTTCTGGAATTTTATCCTTTAATGAAACTAACGAAATTGATTTAATTATTATGGGCTCACACGGAAGCTCAAACACAGAACACTTATTAATAGGCTCAAATACCGAGAAAGTAGTTCGCCTATCCAAAGCTCCCGTTTTAGTTATCAAGAAAGATCCCGGCGAATTTCAGATCGAAAAAATAGTTTTCGCATCTGATTTTTCGAAAGAAACCAAAAAACCTTTTAAGAAACTGCTGAAATTTAGTCAAGATACAAATGCAAAACTGCTTTTAGTCATGATTAATACTCCAAACAGTTTTAAAACCACTCAAAAAAGCGATCAAATTTTAGAAAAATTCCTTAGAAAACATGATTTAGAAAACTACTCCACCCACGTATACAATGATACGAATGTTGAAAACGGCATTACTAATTTTGCTAAAAGCAAAGAAGCCGACTTAATTAGCATTTGCACACACGGAAGAACAAGATTATCCCACTTTTTTAGCGGGAGCATTAGTCAAGGATTGATAAATCATGAATCTAGACCGGTTCTTACTTTCAGAATCTAA
- a CDS encoding DUF2723 domain-containing protein → MDKTAFNFNKWNTIIGWLTFGIALITYSLTVEPTMSFWDCGEYIATAAKLEVGHPPGAPLYQMIGAFFAMFALDNTKIALMVNMVSVFSSAFTILFMFWSSSMILRKIVGRFASTPSLNKNNDVVVLGSSFVGALAYTFSDSFWYNAVEAEVYAMASLLIALLFWLGLRWEQDMDKPRGNKWLLIISLVVGLSFGVHFMALLTIPAIGFLYFFKNYEKVTVKSFIIANVVVISILLFIFKLLLPLTMAFFGKTEVFMVNNLGLPFDSGTLFVAILIAVLFYFGLQYTKKKQLITYNTLLLCVLFILIGFSTWMMLPIRANANTVINENKPSDAREVLAYYNREQYGVNPLFYGPQYTENFAGLDKDNPYLDKAPNYERDYKTGKYVIVNNFKNAEQNSDDNHKTILPRMWSAEHIENYMNFTNPPAFRLNPDYPYEEDLAKYGIDPSQLSEEDYNKAIAQLKSETEKIVNEFRQAYAQQQIDNEGYVKFLKSYGDYLLIEKPTTADNLGFMVEYQFGYMYWRYLMWNFVGRQNDVQGRYDYLDGNWLSGISFIDELHLGSQENLPSDVTNNKGRNVYFFLPFILGLIGLMYHANKDLKSFYVLLALFLFTGIALKIYLNERPFEPRERDYALVGSFYVFAIWIGFGVYALYESAQKYLAPKIAGPIMISACLLAAPVLMASQNWDDHDRSGKSTAVAMAKAYLTSCDPNAILFTIGDNDTFPLWYAQEIEGVRTDIKIVNTSLFMTDWYIDQMKTKTYESDALPISFTHDQYVGDKLDYVAFIPKIDTRWDIKDLIDFIKNPKSTVEMQNGQTIHFYPTNKIRIPVDKNTIIKNKVVSAQYFDSIVPYIDIDVSKNALYKNRLMMLDIVANNNWKRPIYFSGGAFDNEDYIWMKEYLQLEGMVYKLVPVKTTLPKDASPLDMGQLDSDKMYDIVMKWEWGNGESTTIYHDPETRRNSINYRSYLSRLMNQLIKEGKTDKAKKVIDLAMTKLPVEYFGYYSLVEPFADGYYKTGEKAKAQQLLDKLTQKYRENLNYYGGLKASEQSSIVIPIVTDIERYRSLLKVMKENNDLAFYNMHRATFNTYIKMFERFERDRE, encoded by the coding sequence ATGGATAAAACAGCATTCAATTTCAATAAATGGAACACAATCATCGGTTGGCTTACTTTTGGGATAGCATTAATCACCTATAGTTTGACGGTTGAACCCACCATGAGTTTTTGGGATTGTGGAGAATACATTGCCACTGCTGCAAAATTAGAAGTTGGCCATCCACCAGGTGCTCCATTGTACCAAATGATTGGTGCCTTTTTTGCCATGTTTGCATTAGATAATACAAAGATTGCATTGATGGTAAATATGGTATCTGTTTTTTCAAGTGCGTTTACTATTTTATTTATGTTTTGGTCATCATCAATGATTTTGAGAAAAATTGTTGGTCGATTTGCATCAACACCTTCATTAAACAAAAACAATGATGTTGTTGTTTTAGGAAGTTCGTTTGTAGGAGCATTGGCGTACACTTTCTCAGATAGTTTTTGGTACAATGCCGTAGAGGCCGAAGTGTATGCCATGGCTTCCCTTTTAATAGCATTATTGTTTTGGCTTGGCTTACGCTGGGAACAAGATATGGATAAACCAAGAGGTAATAAATGGTTGCTTATTATATCATTAGTAGTAGGGCTTTCTTTTGGTGTACACTTTATGGCTTTATTAACCATTCCTGCTATTGGTTTTTTATATTTCTTTAAAAATTATGAAAAAGTAACTGTTAAGAGTTTCATTATTGCAAATGTCGTAGTGATTTCTATTTTGTTATTTATTTTTAAATTGCTACTGCCACTTACCATGGCTTTCTTTGGTAAAACCGAAGTTTTTATGGTAAATAATTTAGGATTACCTTTTGACTCTGGAACATTGTTTGTTGCTATACTTATTGCTGTTTTGTTTTATTTTGGTTTGCAATACACGAAGAAAAAACAACTAATTACATACAACACTCTATTGCTTTGTGTACTTTTCATCCTAATTGGTTTTTCTACCTGGATGATGTTACCTATTCGTGCCAATGCTAATACAGTTATTAATGAAAATAAACCATCTGATGCACGCGAAGTTCTCGCCTACTATAATAGAGAACAATACGGAGTTAATCCTCTTTTTTACGGCCCTCAATACACTGAAAATTTTGCAGGTTTAGACAAGGATAATCCGTACTTGGACAAAGCACCAAACTATGAGCGAGATTATAAAACTGGCAAATATGTTATTGTAAATAATTTTAAAAACGCAGAGCAAAATTCTGATGATAATCATAAAACCATCTTGCCAAGAATGTGGAGCGCTGAGCATATTGAGAATTATATGAATTTTACTAATCCTCCAGCGTTTAGACTAAATCCTGATTATCCTTATGAAGAAGATCTTGCAAAATACGGCATTGACCCTAGCCAATTAAGCGAAGAAGATTATAACAAAGCCATAGCGCAACTAAAGAGTGAAACAGAAAAAATTGTAAACGAGTTTAGACAAGCGTATGCACAACAACAAATTGACAATGAAGGATATGTTAAATTCTTAAAAAGTTATGGCGACTATTTATTAATTGAAAAACCTACCACAGCAGACAATTTAGGCTTTATGGTTGAATACCAATTTGGCTATATGTACTGGAGGTATTTAATGTGGAACTTTGTAGGGAGACAAAACGATGTGCAAGGAAGATATGATTATCTTGATGGAAACTGGTTGAGTGGTATTTCATTTATTGATGAATTACATTTAGGAAGTCAAGAAAACTTACCTTCAGATGTGACAAACAACAAAGGTAGAAACGTATATTTCTTTTTGCCTTTTATTCTAGGACTTATTGGTTTAATGTATCACGCCAATAAAGATTTAAAAAGTTTTTATGTTCTACTTGCCTTATTTCTTTTTACAGGAATTGCATTGAAAATATACCTAAACGAAAGACCATTTGAACCACGAGAACGAGATTATGCTCTTGTAGGATCGTTTTATGTGTTTGCGATCTGGATTGGTTTTGGCGTATATGCTTTATATGAGAGCGCTCAAAAATACTTAGCCCCAAAAATTGCTGGCCCAATAATGATTAGTGCTTGTTTACTTGCAGCTCCCGTTTTAATGGCATCTCAAAACTGGGATGATCATGACCGTTCAGGGAAATCTACTGCTGTAGCTATGGCAAAAGCATACTTAACTTCATGTGATCCTAATGCTATTTTGTTCACCATTGGGGATAACGACACTTTCCCTTTGTGGTATGCCCAAGAAATTGAAGGTGTAAGAACTGACATTAAAATTGTAAATACTAGTTTGTTCATGACCGATTGGTATATCGATCAAATGAAAACCAAAACATACGAATCAGATGCTTTGCCGATTTCATTTACGCATGATCAATACGTGGGTGACAAATTAGACTATGTGGCATTTATCCCTAAAATAGACACCCGTTGGGACATTAAAGATTTGATTGATTTTATTAAAAATCCAAAATCAACGGTTGAAATGCAAAACGGACAAACGATTCATTTTTATCCAACAAACAAAATCAGAATTCCAGTTGATAAAAATACAATTATCAAAAATAAAGTTGTTTCGGCGCAATACTTTGACTCAATAGTTCCATACATTGACATTGATGTTAGCAAAAATGCCTTGTACAAAAACCGATTGATGATGCTAGATATAGTTGCAAATAACAACTGGAAACGCCCTATCTATTTTAGTGGCGGTGCATTTGATAACGAAGATTACATTTGGATGAAAGAGTATCTTCAACTAGAAGGAATGGTATACAAACTGGTTCCTGTTAAAACTACTTTACCTAAAGATGCTAGCCCACTAGACATGGGACAATTGGATTCAGATAAAATGTATGATATTGTCATGAAATGGGAATGGGGTAACGGAGAAAGTACTACCATTTATCATGATCCTGAAACTAGACGCAACAGTATCAACTACAGATCATACCTTTCTAGATTGATGAACCAACTCATTAAGGAAGGCAAAACCGATAAGGCAAAGAAAGTTATAGATCTCGCAATGACTAAACTTCCAGTAGAATACTTTGGTTACTACTCCCTTGTGGAGCCATTTGCAGATGGATATTACAAAACAGGTGAGAAAGCTAAAGCTCAACAATTATTGGATAAACTAACCCAGAAATACCGTGAAAATCTTAATTATTATGGTGGTTTAAAAGCTAGTGAGCAGTCAAGCATTGTGATTCCTATTGTTACAGATATAGAACGATATAGAAGCTTGCTAAAAGTAATGAAAGAAAATAACGATCTAGCATTTTACAATATGCACAGAGCTACATTTAATACCTACATAAAAATGTTTGAACGTTTTGAACGTGATAGAGAATAA